A single window of Modestobacter italicus DNA harbors:
- a CDS encoding GAF and ANTAR domain-containing protein has protein sequence MPSSRPRSAQAGRALDELGRMSLRQHSMESVLQAVADLSKQVMPGTPETSIFVQDSHRRITVASTGQLAVALDEEQYSDDHGPCLHAASTGELTEVPDTRVEGRWTDYMRRAVEHGNLSSLSVPLVIDDDVSGALNIYARQAHAFDDDAREAATMFAPYAAVALGNMHDYQAARDLARNLEVALESRAVIDQAKGILMERHRLTADQAFQLLVQVSSRTNAKLRGIAEELVRTGELPASGPR, from the coding sequence ATGCCCAGCAGCAGACCTCGCAGCGCCCAGGCCGGGCGGGCCCTCGACGAGCTCGGCCGGATGTCCCTGCGCCAGCACTCGATGGAGTCCGTGCTGCAGGCCGTCGCCGACCTGAGCAAGCAGGTCATGCCCGGCACCCCGGAGACGTCGATCTTCGTGCAGGACAGCCACCGCAGGATCACCGTCGCCTCCACCGGCCAGCTCGCCGTGGCCCTGGACGAGGAGCAGTACTCCGACGACCACGGCCCGTGCCTGCACGCCGCGAGCACCGGGGAGCTGACCGAGGTCCCCGACACCCGCGTCGAGGGGAGGTGGACCGACTACATGCGGCGGGCCGTCGAGCACGGCAACCTCAGCTCGCTGTCGGTGCCGCTGGTCATCGACGACGACGTCTCAGGGGCGTTGAACATCTACGCCCGCCAGGCGCACGCCTTCGACGACGACGCCCGGGAGGCCGCCACCATGTTCGCGCCCTACGCGGCGGTGGCCCTCGGCAACATGCACGACTACCAGGCCGCTCGGGACCTGGCCCGCAACCTGGAGGTCGCCCTGGAGTCCCGGGCGGTGATCGACCAGGCCAAGGGCATCCTCATGGAGCGGCACCGGCTGACCGCCGACCAGGCCTTCCAGCTGCTGGTCCAGGTGTCGAGCCGGACCAACGCGAAGCTGCGCGGCATCGCCGAGGAGCTGGTCCGCACCGGCGAGCTGCCGGCGTCCGGCCCTCGCTGA
- a CDS encoding SDR family NAD(P)-dependent oxidoreductase: MTTTLITGGNKSLGYETARRLRDGGHRVVIGARDAERGQRAAEELGVEWVEIDVTSDESVAAAAKEVRERFGGLDVLVNNAGISGPFAAIDEFDGPAVLAVLDTNTVGVVRTTHAFLPLLRESAAPVVVNVTSGLGSFTVRSDETRIEHSLPTLGYSASKAAVNMLTSVYAQFLPELRVNTVDPGYTATDFNGHSGPQTVTEGTDAIVAMASIGADGPTGTFTDRHGAVGW, encoded by the coding sequence ATGACGACGACATTGATCACCGGTGGCAACAAGAGCCTGGGCTACGAGACGGCCCGCCGGCTGAGGGACGGCGGGCACCGGGTGGTCATCGGCGCCCGCGACGCCGAGCGCGGGCAGCGGGCGGCCGAGGAGCTGGGCGTGGAGTGGGTGGAGATCGACGTGACCTCCGACGAGTCGGTGGCCGCGGCGGCGAAGGAGGTGCGCGAGCGCTTCGGCGGCCTGGACGTGCTGGTCAACAACGCCGGCATCTCGGGGCCCTTCGCCGCGATCGACGAGTTCGACGGACCGGCCGTGCTGGCCGTCCTGGACACCAACACGGTGGGCGTCGTCCGGACGACGCACGCCTTCCTCCCGCTGCTGCGCGAGTCGGCGGCGCCGGTGGTCGTGAACGTGACCAGCGGGCTGGGCTCGTTCACCGTCCGGTCCGACGAGACGCGCATCGAGCACTCGCTGCCGACGCTCGGCTACTCGGCCAGCAAGGCGGCGGTCAACATGCTCACCTCCGTGTACGCGCAGTTCCTCCCGGAGCTGCGGGTGAACACCGTGGACCCGGGCTACACCGCGACGGACTTCAACGGCCACTCCGGTCCGCAGACGGTCACCGAGGGCACCGACGCGATCGTGGCGATGGCGTCCATCGGCGCGGACGGACCGACCGGCACCTTCACCGACCGGCACGGCGCCGTCGGCTGGTGA
- a CDS encoding helix-turn-helix transcriptional regulator: protein MVDRGDFAALLRAWRERLQPAAVGFPAGNRRTSGLRREEVALLAGVSVDYLVRLEQGRAERPSAQVVASLARVLQLSDLERDQLHLAAGLPAPLPSAVPTHIPASVQRLLARLPDVAVGVWTAHWTLLTANAAWVALLGPMRPGFNLVLAQFAGTAPQVVWDPDEHERHERALVSDLRTALIRYPDDPSLRTLLAELRASDRFAQLWAEGTVVEHRFQSKTFVHPLVGEVTLDCDVLTAIGTDLRIVAYTAEPGTEDASRFDLIRTVGLAEVTST, encoded by the coding sequence ATGGTCGATCGAGGGGACTTCGCCGCACTGCTGCGCGCCTGGCGGGAGCGTCTGCAGCCGGCGGCGGTCGGCTTCCCCGCCGGCAACCGGCGCACCAGCGGCCTCCGCCGCGAGGAGGTCGCCCTGCTGGCCGGGGTGTCGGTCGACTACCTCGTCCGGCTCGAGCAGGGGCGCGCGGAGCGGCCCTCGGCGCAGGTCGTCGCCTCGCTGGCCCGGGTGCTGCAGCTGTCGGACCTCGAACGCGACCAGCTGCACCTCGCCGCCGGCCTGCCCGCCCCGCTGCCCAGCGCCGTCCCGACGCACATCCCCGCCAGCGTGCAGCGGCTGCTGGCCCGGCTGCCGGACGTCGCGGTCGGCGTCTGGACCGCACACTGGACGCTGCTGACCGCCAACGCCGCGTGGGTGGCGTTGCTCGGGCCGATGCGCCCCGGCTTCAACCTGGTCCTCGCCCAGTTCGCCGGCACCGCACCGCAGGTCGTCTGGGACCCCGACGAGCACGAGAGGCACGAACGCGCGCTCGTGTCCGACCTGCGGACGGCGCTCATCCGCTACCCCGACGACCCGTCGCTGCGGACGCTGCTGGCCGAGCTCCGGGCGTCCGACCGGTTCGCGCAGCTGTGGGCCGAGGGCACCGTCGTCGAGCACCGGTTCCAGTCGAAGACCTTCGTGCACCCGCTCGTCGGCGAGGTGACGCTGGACTGCGACGTCCTCACCGCTATCGGCACCGACCTGCGCATCGTCGCCTACACCGCGGAGCCCGGCACGGAGGACGCGTCCCGGTTCGACCTGATCCGGACGGTGGGGCTGGCCGAGGTCACCTCGACCTGA
- a CDS encoding helix-turn-helix domain-containing protein has product MAENLIGEYLRARREQVRPEDVGITATGSRRVAGLRRDELAMLAGISSEYYTRLEQGRDRHPSAQVLDAVARALGLDAASTAHLHDLADPAPRRRRTQRRTEVLRPSIAQLLGAWERTPAFVQGRHLDVLAANPLAVSLSPLFTPGTNLLRAVLLDPGAHHVGPEQEATAAELVAVLRRAAGPDVHDPRLTELVGELSVRSELFRRLWARHDVRRHPGGGTYRLRHPQVGDLELRYDKFTVADAEDQVLVVYQAEPGSRSAEALSLLSSLSASAAGGQVEVTSASPTVRIRSNRDASSVPGSAV; this is encoded by the coding sequence GTGGCGGAGAACCTGATCGGTGAGTACCTGCGCGCCCGCCGCGAGCAGGTGCGCCCTGAGGACGTCGGGATCACGGCGACCGGCTCCCGCCGGGTCGCCGGACTGCGCCGCGACGAGCTGGCGATGCTGGCGGGCATCAGCTCCGAGTACTACACCCGGCTGGAGCAGGGCCGCGACCGGCACCCGTCGGCGCAGGTGCTCGACGCGGTCGCCCGCGCGCTCGGCCTGGACGCCGCCTCGACGGCGCACCTGCACGACCTCGCGGACCCCGCGCCCCGGCGGCGGCGCACGCAGCGCCGCACCGAGGTGCTCCGCCCGAGCATCGCGCAGCTACTGGGGGCGTGGGAACGGACGCCCGCCTTCGTGCAGGGTCGCCACCTCGACGTGCTCGCCGCCAACCCGCTGGCCGTGTCGCTGTCCCCGCTGTTCACCCCGGGCACCAACCTGCTCCGCGCCGTCCTGCTCGACCCCGGCGCCCACCACGTCGGGCCGGAGCAGGAGGCGACGGCCGCCGAGCTGGTCGCCGTCCTCCGTCGCGCCGCGGGCCCGGACGTCCACGACCCGCGGCTGACCGAGCTGGTCGGCGAGCTGTCGGTCCGCAGCGAGCTGTTCCGGCGGCTGTGGGCGCGGCACGACGTGCGCCGCCACCCCGGCGGCGGCACCTACCGGCTGCGGCACCCGCAGGTCGGCGACCTGGAGCTGCGCTACGACAAGTTCACCGTCGCGGACGCCGAGGACCAGGTGTTGGTCGTCTACCAGGCCGAACCCGGCTCCCGGTCGGCCGAGGCCCTCTCCCTGCTCTCGTCGCTGTCGGCCTCCGCCGCCGGCGGTCAGGTCGAGGTGACCTCGGCCAGCCCCACCGTCCGGATCAGGTCGAACCGGGACGCGTCCTCCGTGCCGGGCTCCGCGGTGTAG
- a CDS encoding SDR family oxidoreductase, translating into MTLTWLITGVSSGFGRELAEQLLAGGDRVAGTVRRPDAVADLVETYGDAFSVHPLDLTETDRIREVVDAAQARFGRLDVVVSNAGYAVFGAAEELTDEQVTHQLDTNLLGSIQLIRAALPHLRSAGGGRVLQLSSSAGQVAWPGSSLYNATKWGVEGFCEALAAEVAPFGIGVTIVEPGGARTDFGHGGLRFAEPLDAYDGSPAAAVRAFRDGGPPGVVGDPARMAAAMIASVDQSPAPLRLVLGSDAWTAVTQVLEARLAAVRPQRDVAFSTDA; encoded by the coding sequence ATGACACTGACCTGGCTCATCACGGGGGTGAGCAGCGGCTTCGGCCGGGAGCTCGCCGAGCAGCTCCTGGCCGGCGGCGACCGCGTCGCCGGCACCGTGCGGCGGCCCGACGCGGTCGCCGACCTCGTCGAGACGTACGGCGACGCCTTCTCCGTCCACCCCCTCGACCTCACCGAGACCGACCGGATCCGCGAGGTCGTCGACGCCGCGCAGGCCCGGTTCGGCCGGCTGGACGTGGTGGTCAGCAACGCCGGCTACGCGGTGTTCGGCGCGGCGGAGGAGCTGACCGACGAGCAGGTGACCCACCAGCTCGACACCAACCTGCTCGGCTCGATCCAGCTGATCCGCGCCGCGCTGCCGCACCTGCGGTCTGCCGGTGGCGGCCGCGTCCTCCAGCTCTCGTCGTCGGCGGGGCAGGTGGCCTGGCCCGGCTCGTCGCTCTACAACGCCACCAAGTGGGGTGTCGAGGGCTTCTGCGAGGCGCTCGCCGCCGAGGTCGCACCGTTCGGCATCGGGGTCACCATCGTCGAGCCGGGCGGGGCGCGCACCGACTTCGGCCACGGCGGGCTGCGCTTCGCCGAGCCGCTGGACGCCTACGACGGCTCACCCGCCGCGGCGGTGCGCGCCTTCCGCGACGGCGGACCTCCGGGGGTGGTCGGCGACCCGGCGCGGATGGCCGCAGCGATGATCGCCAGCGTCGACCAGAGCCCGGCGCCGCTCCGGCTGGTGCTGGGGAGCGACGCGTGGACCGCGGTGACCCAGGTGCTCGAGGCCCGGCTCGCGGCCGTGCGCCCGCAGCGGGACGTCGCCTTCTCCACCGACGCCTGA
- a CDS encoding NAD(P)/FAD-dependent oxidoreductase produces MVSVVVIGGGVLGTSAAAQLAARGAGVTLVTDGRLASGASGRSLSWLNSAGAHPPAYHRLRALGLERYRALADASVRFDGGLRWGDGVRESFEHQRTTGYPAEWLLPEDVARRVPGVAPAAIPAEGALLNPGEGWVDLPSLVDELVHDLVDAGGELRTDAGRCAPVVSGGRVTGVRTGDGSVHGADAVLLATGAAVPAGLAELGVDVPDGTTNALLVRTPPVDHRLRAVLNTPRVAVRPAPGGGLVLDAGWAEEEVVARDDGTFEVRDSTVEGLLREASAVLAGHPVLSAESCGVGRKPIPGDGYPVLGAVPGVDGLHVAFTHSGATLGLIAGELLAEEIVTGAPSPLLDDFRPDRFTA; encoded by the coding sequence GTGGTGTCGGTGGTGGTGATCGGCGGGGGAGTGCTCGGGACGTCGGCCGCGGCGCAGCTGGCGGCACGTGGAGCTGGCGTCACGCTGGTCACCGACGGCCGGCTGGCGAGCGGTGCGTCCGGGCGGTCGCTGTCCTGGCTGAACTCCGCCGGCGCCCACCCGCCCGCCTACCACCGGCTGCGGGCGCTCGGGCTCGAGCGGTACCGGGCGCTTGCGGACGCCTCCGTGCGCTTCGACGGCGGGCTGCGCTGGGGCGACGGCGTGCGGGAGTCGTTCGAGCACCAGCGCACCACCGGCTACCCGGCCGAGTGGCTCCTGCCCGAGGACGTCGCCCGTCGGGTGCCCGGGGTCGCTCCGGCCGCCATCCCGGCCGAGGGCGCCCTGCTCAACCCCGGCGAGGGCTGGGTCGACCTGCCGTCGCTGGTCGACGAGCTGGTGCACGACCTGGTCGACGCCGGGGGAGAGCTGCGCACCGACGCCGGCCGCTGCGCGCCGGTCGTCTCCGGCGGCCGGGTGACCGGCGTCCGCACCGGCGACGGATCGGTGCACGGAGCCGATGCCGTCCTGCTCGCCACCGGCGCCGCCGTCCCCGCCGGCCTCGCCGAGCTCGGCGTCGACGTCCCGGACGGGACGACGAACGCGCTGCTGGTCCGCACGCCGCCGGTCGACCACCGGCTGCGCGCGGTTCTCAACACCCCGCGGGTCGCGGTCCGACCGGCGCCCGGCGGCGGCCTGGTGCTCGACGCCGGCTGGGCGGAGGAGGAGGTGGTCGCCCGCGACGACGGCACCTTCGAGGTCCGCGACTCGACGGTCGAGGGCCTGCTGCGGGAGGCGTCGGCAGTGCTCGCCGGCCACCCCGTGCTGAGCGCCGAGTCGTGCGGCGTGGGCCGGAAGCCCATCCCCGGCGACGGGTACCCGGTGCTCGGTGCCGTGCCCGGGGTCGACGGCCTGCACGTCGCCTTCACGCACAGCGGCGCCACCCTCGGTCTCATCGCCGGCGAGCTGCTCGCCGAGGAGATCGTCACCGGTGCCCCCAGCCCGCTGCTCGACGACTTCCGCCCCGACCGCTTCACCGCCTGA
- a CDS encoding HNH endonuclease signature motif containing protein — protein sequence MGELQSALDALAAEDLFSLPPGAVLARTAALLQLANRVAAELTRTVRHADATGAAEHDGKKTAQSWLRGHGHLTPGEAGRMVRSGRALEHLPATAAAFAEGTVTASQVAAIAPIADDAARAAADAQGVDLGVIDQALVVVAHSESHARLQQVVHHYREALDPDGAEPDPTEGRRFTVTRHADGSGTGRFDLDAVGIEKVLAGIESIVQASRPKGDDRTRAQQQADALVQLVDNQLAAGNLPTLRTQKPHVVLGLDMDDFVDPATGPGAARTGFGSQISAARARWLACDGSISRIVMTPDGELLDLGRDHRVVTPGLRKAVEQRDRHCVFAGCDAPTHWCDVHHLIHWINGGETSLDNSGLLCERHHTKVHHGFRIERDPGGRWHTWRPDGTEILIGPPLLI from the coding sequence GTGGGCGAATTGCAGTCCGCGCTCGACGCCCTCGCTGCTGAGGACCTTTTCTCTCTGCCGCCGGGTGCGGTCCTGGCGCGCACGGCGGCGCTGCTGCAACTGGCCAATCGGGTCGCCGCGGAGCTGACCCGCACCGTCCGGCACGCTGACGCCACCGGCGCGGCTGAGCATGACGGCAAGAAGACCGCGCAGTCCTGGCTGCGCGGGCACGGCCATCTCACCCCCGGCGAAGCCGGCCGGATGGTGCGCTCAGGTCGGGCCTTGGAGCATCTGCCGGCCACCGCGGCGGCGTTTGCCGAGGGCACGGTGACCGCGTCTCAGGTGGCGGCGATCGCGCCGATCGCGGACGACGCGGCGCGGGCCGCCGCCGACGCGCAGGGCGTGGACCTGGGCGTCATCGACCAGGCGCTGGTCGTTGTCGCGCACAGTGAGTCCCACGCGCGGTTGCAGCAGGTGGTGCACCACTACCGGGAGGCCCTGGACCCCGACGGGGCCGAGCCCGACCCCACCGAGGGACGGCGGTTCACTGTCACTCGGCACGCTGATGGCAGCGGGACGGGTCGGTTCGACCTGGATGCGGTCGGGATCGAGAAGGTGCTGGCCGGGATCGAGTCGATCGTGCAGGCCTCCCGCCCCAAGGGCGATGACCGGACCCGGGCCCAGCAGCAGGCCGATGCCCTGGTGCAGCTGGTCGACAACCAGTTGGCCGCCGGGAACCTGCCGACGCTGCGGACCCAGAAGCCGCACGTGGTGCTCGGCCTGGACATGGACGACTTCGTCGACCCCGCCACCGGCCCCGGTGCGGCCCGCACCGGGTTCGGGTCGCAGATCTCGGCCGCGCGGGCCCGCTGGCTGGCCTGCGACGGCAGCATCTCCCGCATCGTCATGACCCCCGACGGGGAGCTCCTCGACCTCGGCCGAGACCACCGCGTGGTCACTCCTGGTCTACGGAAGGCGGTGGAGCAGCGGGACCGGCACTGCGTGTTCGCCGGATGCGACGCCCCGACGCACTGGTGCGACGTCCACCACCTCATCCACTGGATCAACGGCGGGGAGACCAGCCTGGACAACTCCGGGCTGCTCTGCGAACGCCACCACACCAAGGTCCACCACGGGTTCCGGATCGAACGAGATCCCGGCGGGCGATGGCACACCTGGCGCCCCGACGGCACCGAGATCCTCATCGGACCACCGCTCCTCATCTGA
- a CDS encoding putative quinol monooxygenase, whose protein sequence is MSELSVVAVLVAKDGQEDLVRQALTALVAPTLAEEGCLGYELFESAATPGTFVTQERWRAQGDLDAHLQTEHVQAALGAAGDALAAAPAIHPLIPVS, encoded by the coding sequence GTGTCCGAGTTGTCGGTGGTCGCGGTGCTCGTCGCCAAGGACGGTCAGGAGGACCTGGTGCGCCAGGCGCTCACCGCCCTGGTCGCCCCCACGCTGGCCGAGGAGGGCTGCCTCGGCTACGAGCTGTTCGAGTCCGCTGCCACGCCCGGCACCTTCGTCACGCAGGAGCGCTGGCGCGCGCAGGGCGACCTCGACGCCCACCTCCAGACCGAGCACGTGCAGGCGGCGCTGGGCGCCGCCGGGGACGCGCTCGCCGCGGCCCCCGCGATCCACCCGCTGATCCCGGTCTCCTGA
- a CDS encoding potassium transporter Kup, translated as MTESVATPEAAEDAQPPHRSRSAHAGRGLVLAALGIVFGDIGTSPLYALQTVFSIDDGAVQPTPGDVYGVISLMFWSITLIVSIKYVGVVMRADNDGEGGVMALAALARRLYGDRGRPTKWLLLIGVVGVSLFYGDSVITPAISVLSAVEGLEVAAPSLSHVVLPIAAVILTLLFAAQRFGTGRVGRLFGPVTALWLAALAVGGLSEVLPHPEVLKGLSPTYALLFVIDHPGIAFVAFGAVVLVITGAEALYADMGHFGRQPILKAWFFLVFPALVLNYLGQAALILHHPGAATNPFFLLFPHWARIPMVVLATAATVIASQAVISGAFSLSRQAMQLGLLPPLTVRQTSEEESGQIYLPGVNAILFVGVLVLMLSFRSSERLATAYGVSVTGALVVDTLLLLIVARVLWHWQPWKLALAAVAFGGVELVFLAGNLSKVLHGGWLPLLIAVLVFTVMTTWRRGREIVSANRRTMEGSLADFVEEVRHHGKPRVRGVAVFPHPSKETVPLALRANAQHNHVLHETVVIVSMGAANVPHVPLEDRLAVDDLGYEDDGIQHLSVTLGFADPPDLPAALRQAHAAGMIEPPNADLDDASYFLSRGSIRRTPAPGMAPWRKALFVGLAHTAANPAAYFGLPPDSTVTMGSDVEV; from the coding sequence GTGACCGAGTCCGTCGCCACCCCGGAGGCCGCGGAGGACGCGCAGCCCCCGCACCGGTCGCGGTCGGCGCACGCCGGGCGGGGACTGGTCCTCGCCGCGCTCGGCATCGTGTTCGGCGACATCGGCACCAGCCCGCTCTACGCCCTGCAGACCGTCTTCTCCATCGACGACGGCGCCGTGCAGCCCACGCCGGGTGACGTCTACGGCGTCATCTCGCTGATGTTCTGGTCGATCACGCTGATCGTGTCGATCAAGTACGTCGGCGTCGTGATGCGCGCCGACAACGACGGCGAGGGCGGCGTCATGGCCCTGGCCGCGCTCGCCCGCCGGCTCTACGGCGACCGCGGTCGACCGACGAAGTGGCTGCTGCTCATCGGCGTCGTGGGGGTCTCGCTGTTCTACGGCGACTCGGTCATCACCCCGGCCATCAGCGTGCTGTCGGCGGTCGAGGGGCTCGAGGTCGCGGCGCCGAGCCTGAGCCACGTCGTCCTGCCCATCGCGGCCGTCATCCTCACCCTGCTCTTCGCCGCCCAGCGGTTCGGCACCGGCCGGGTCGGCCGGCTGTTCGGGCCGGTCACCGCGCTGTGGCTCGCCGCCCTGGCGGTGGGCGGGCTGAGCGAGGTGCTCCCGCACCCGGAGGTGCTCAAGGGGCTCTCGCCGACCTACGCCCTGCTCTTCGTCATCGACCACCCGGGGATCGCGTTCGTCGCCTTCGGCGCCGTCGTCCTGGTGATCACCGGGGCCGAGGCGCTCTACGCCGACATGGGGCACTTCGGCCGCCAGCCGATCCTCAAGGCCTGGTTCTTCCTCGTCTTCCCGGCTCTGGTGCTCAACTACCTGGGCCAGGCGGCGCTGATCCTGCACCACCCCGGTGCCGCCACCAACCCGTTCTTCCTGCTGTTCCCGCACTGGGCGCGCATCCCCATGGTCGTGCTCGCCACCGCGGCGACGGTGATCGCCAGCCAGGCCGTCATCTCCGGTGCCTTCTCGCTGTCCCGGCAGGCGATGCAGCTCGGGCTGCTGCCGCCGCTGACGGTGCGGCAGACCTCGGAGGAGGAGAGCGGCCAGATCTACCTGCCCGGCGTCAACGCGATCCTGTTCGTCGGGGTGCTCGTGCTGATGCTCAGCTTCCGGTCCTCCGAGCGGCTCGCCACCGCCTACGGCGTCTCGGTCACCGGCGCGCTGGTCGTCGACACGCTGCTGCTGCTCATCGTCGCCCGGGTGCTGTGGCACTGGCAGCCGTGGAAGCTCGCCCTCGCCGCGGTCGCGTTCGGCGGGGTGGAGCTGGTCTTCCTCGCCGGCAACCTGTCCAAGGTGCTGCACGGCGGGTGGCTGCCGCTGCTCATCGCCGTCCTGGTCTTCACCGTGATGACCACCTGGCGGCGCGGCCGGGAGATCGTCAGCGCGAACCGCCGCACCATGGAGGGGTCGCTCGCCGACTTCGTCGAGGAGGTCCGGCACCACGGCAAGCCCCGGGTTCGCGGCGTCGCGGTGTTCCCGCACCCCAGCAAGGAGACCGTGCCGCTCGCGCTGCGGGCCAACGCCCAGCACAACCACGTGCTGCACGAGACGGTGGTCATCGTGTCGATGGGTGCGGCCAACGTGCCGCACGTGCCGCTGGAGGACAGGCTCGCCGTCGACGACCTCGGCTACGAGGACGACGGCATCCAGCACCTCTCGGTGACGCTGGGGTTCGCCGACCCGCCGGACCTGCCGGCGGCGCTCCGCCAGGCGCACGCCGCCGGGATGATCGAGCCGCCGAACGCCGACCTGGACGACGCCTCCTACTTCCTGTCCCGCGGGTCGATCCGCCGGACGCCGGCACCCGGCATGGCGCCCTGGCGCAAGGCGCTGTTCGTCGGGCTCGCGCACACCGCGGCCAACCCGGCCGCCTACTTCGGCCTGCCGCCGGACTCCACGGTGACGATGGGCAGCGACGTCGAGGTCTGA
- a CDS encoding mycofactocin-coupled SDR family oxidoreductase, whose amino-acid sequence MTTPVPEAPVPHDPIARRFEGKVAFITGAARGQGRAEAVRLAAEGADIIAVDIAAQVPETQYAGSTPEDLAETVRLVEALDRRIVASQTDIRDYDALKTALDAGVAELGRLDVVIANAGTTTAARAWEIDAAHWAEQIDTNLNGPFHTAKAAIPIMIEQGTGGAIVFTSSVAGLRGLPYLAGYVAAKHGVTGLAKTLANELAEYRIRVNTVHPHGVQTGLTVPELFPMIQDASPTLSTLYMGQLPDPVSQADDIAAAVAWLASNEARHVTGIQLPVDLGRTNR is encoded by the coding sequence ATGACCACCCCGGTCCCCGAAGCGCCCGTCCCGCACGACCCGATCGCCCGCCGGTTCGAGGGCAAGGTCGCCTTCATCACCGGTGCCGCCCGCGGCCAGGGGCGGGCCGAGGCCGTCCGCCTGGCGGCGGAGGGGGCGGACATCATCGCCGTCGACATCGCCGCCCAGGTGCCGGAGACCCAGTACGCGGGCTCGACGCCGGAGGACCTCGCCGAGACCGTCCGCCTGGTCGAGGCGCTGGACCGCCGGATCGTCGCCTCGCAGACCGACATCCGCGACTACGACGCCCTCAAGACGGCGCTGGACGCCGGGGTGGCCGAGCTGGGCCGGCTGGACGTCGTCATCGCCAACGCCGGGACGACGACCGCTGCCCGGGCCTGGGAGATCGACGCGGCGCACTGGGCCGAGCAGATCGACACCAACCTGAACGGGCCCTTCCACACCGCCAAGGCGGCCATCCCGATCATGATCGAGCAGGGCACCGGCGGCGCGATCGTGTTCACCAGCTCGGTCGCCGGGCTGCGCGGCCTGCCCTACCTGGCCGGCTACGTGGCCGCCAAGCACGGGGTCACCGGGCTGGCCAAGACGCTGGCCAACGAGCTGGCCGAGTACCGGATCCGGGTGAACACCGTGCACCCGCACGGCGTGCAGACCGGCCTGACCGTGCCGGAGCTGTTCCCGATGATCCAGGACGCCAGCCCGACGCTGAGCACGCTCTACATGGGCCAGCTCCCGGACCCGGTCAGCCAGGCCGACGACATCGCCGCCGCCGTGGCCTGGCTCGCCTCGAACGAGGCCCGGCACGTGACCGGCATCCAGCTGCCGGTGGACCTGGGCCGCACCAACCGCTGA
- a CDS encoding CPBP family intramembrane glutamic endopeptidase: MSAEVVRAADPVPQQRRSLIERTVLDEQIRTARQTAPQSWGVRSWLGPLVSLAALIVGSGFLAGALPDRGTGRTIGVAALSIGLELVLLAVLVAFARPLVARGGGWSRTLGLDRVRRSDWLPWITGVGFAYLGRTVVSVVALALTGGTALAEASNLTGGDGSIVSIVVLVVVAVVLAPIAEELMFRGLLLRSFMHRMGFWPAAGLSTLLFGAFHVYEVDTVAGAITLACSVGVLGLVNCHLVRITGRLTPGIMVHATYNALAVAVLLLLG, translated from the coding sequence GTGAGCGCCGAGGTCGTCAGGGCCGCGGACCCGGTCCCCCAGCAGCGCCGGTCCTTGATCGAGCGGACCGTGCTCGACGAGCAGATCCGCACCGCCCGGCAGACGGCGCCGCAGTCCTGGGGCGTGCGCAGCTGGCTCGGGCCGCTGGTCAGCCTGGCGGCGCTGATCGTCGGCTCCGGCTTCCTCGCGGGCGCACTGCCCGACCGGGGCACCGGCCGCACGATCGGCGTCGCCGCGCTGTCCATCGGCCTCGAGCTGGTGCTGCTGGCGGTGCTCGTCGCCTTCGCCCGGCCGCTGGTCGCGCGGGGCGGCGGCTGGTCGCGGACCCTCGGCCTGGACCGGGTGCGCCGGTCGGACTGGTTGCCGTGGATCACCGGCGTCGGGTTCGCCTACCTCGGCCGCACGGTGGTCAGCGTGGTGGCCCTGGCGCTCACCGGCGGCACGGCGCTGGCGGAGGCGAGCAACCTCACCGGCGGCGACGGCAGCATCGTCTCGATCGTCGTGCTGGTCGTGGTGGCCGTCGTCCTGGCGCCGATCGCCGAGGAGCTGATGTTCCGCGGCCTGCTGCTGCGCAGCTTCATGCACCGGATGGGCTTCTGGCCGGCCGCCGGGTTGTCGACGCTGCTCTTCGGCGCCTTCCACGTCTACGAGGTCGACACCGTCGCCGGTGCCATCACGCTGGCCTGCTCGGTCGGCGTCCTGGGCCTGGTCAACTGCCACCTGGTCCGGATCACCGGGCGGCTGACGCCCGGGATCATGGTTCACGCGACCTACAACGCACTGGCCGTGGCCGTGCTCCTGCTGCTCGGGTGA
- a CDS encoding DUF4190 domain-containing protein: MTSAAVRRGSREEDVMTHSAGHTGPQGTTQNNNVGNGLAIAGLVCGLVGLLFLPIVLGPLAIIFGGIGLSRANRGAGHKGMSIAAIVLGIADLVVMVLYAVAITN; the protein is encoded by the coding sequence ATGACGTCCGCGGCAGTCCGCCGCGGCAGCCGAGAAGAGGACGTCATGACGCACAGCGCCGGCCACACCGGGCCCCAGGGCACCACCCAGAACAACAACGTCGGGAACGGCCTGGCCATCGCGGGCCTCGTCTGCGGCCTCGTCGGGCTGCTCTTCCTGCCGATCGTCCTCGGACCGCTCGCGATCATCTTCGGTGGCATCGGGCTCTCCCGGGCCAACCGCGGGGCCGGCCACAAGGGCATGTCCATCGCGGCGATCGTCCTCGGCATCGCCGACCTCGTCGTCATGGTGCTCTACGCGGTGGCGATCACCAACTGA